From Chryseotalea sp. WA131a:
TAGGCTTTCCTTTAAAGATCGACATTATCAAGATGTTAAGGTGTGAACGTGGGCTTAGTTAATTGAACTATTTCCTTATTTTTGCGCGCGATTATTAAATCGAAAATTAACCAGAATTGAGCACTAAAAAAATCTACATCATACGCCACGGGCAAACCGATTTCAATTTGCGCGGCATTGTGCAAGGCAGCGGTGTAGATTCCAGCTTGAATGATACCGGCCGTCAACAAGCCCGCGCCTTCTTTGAGGTGTATGGACAAGTCGCTTTCGATAAGATTTATACATCAAAATTGGTGCGCACGCAAGAGTCAGTTCAGGCTTTTATCGACAAAGGTATTCCGCACGAAGCCCTAGAAGGGCTAAACGAAATTAGTTGGGGATCGAAGGAGGGACAAGAAATCACACCCGAGGAGGACGCCTACTACCATTGGATGATTGAAGAATGGCAAAAAGGAAATACATTTCAGCGGATTGTAGGAGGCGAAAGTCCTGATGATGTGGTGAAGCGTCAACAAGTTGCTATTCAGCATATCATGAAGGGCGAGGACGAGAAAACCATCTTGATTTGTATGCATGGCCGTGCCATGCGGATATTATTGTGCCAGCTATTGAACTATCCGT
This genomic window contains:
- a CDS encoding histidine phosphatase family protein, yielding MSTKKIYIIRHGQTDFNLRGIVQGSGVDSSLNDTGRQQARAFFEVYGQVAFDKIYTSKLVRTQESVQAFIDKGIPHEALEGLNEISWGSKEGQEITPEEDAYYHWMIEEWQKGNTFQRIVGGESPDDVVKRQQVAIQHIMKGEDEKTILICMHGRAMRILLCQLLNYPLRGMDTFEHKNLCLYQLDFTGSMFAIKKHNDISHLFAIEQPSKGLLVQN